One Streptomyces sp. RPA4-2 genomic window carries:
- the lepB gene encoding signal peptidase I, whose product MNTEAQHTERDRSSHPAESEEISGTQGQEGRSRFALLDRVAQWLPGGRITLTVLVCLLFLVGFSTFVMQPFEIPSSSMERGLRIGDRVLVNKLAYRFGAEPQRGDIVVFDGTGYFGNADYVKRVVGVGGDHVVCCDKEGRLEVNGRSVDESTFLYPGDSPSEVPFDVVVPTGSLFLLGDHRSDSSDSRDHLGSPGGGMIPVGDVIGRADWIAWPSDDRARLRRPGAYARVPAAEADWIAWPSDDRARLRRPGAYARVPAADGAHG is encoded by the coding sequence ATGAACACCGAAGCACAGCACACGGAGCGCGACCGCTCCTCCCACCCCGCCGAGTCCGAGGAGATCTCGGGCACCCAGGGGCAGGAGGGACGGTCGCGTTTCGCGTTGCTGGACCGGGTCGCGCAGTGGCTCCCCGGCGGGCGGATCACCCTGACCGTGCTGGTCTGCCTCCTGTTCCTGGTCGGCTTCAGCACCTTCGTGATGCAGCCCTTCGAGATTCCCAGCAGCTCGATGGAGCGCGGATTGAGGATCGGGGACCGCGTTCTCGTAAATAAGTTGGCGTACCGTTTCGGTGCTGAGCCGCAGCGGGGAGACATCGTCGTGTTCGACGGCACCGGCTACTTCGGGAACGCCGACTACGTCAAACGCGTCGTCGGTGTGGGGGGAGACCATGTGGTCTGCTGCGACAAGGAGGGGAGGCTCGAGGTGAACGGCCGTTCGGTCGACGAGTCGACGTTTCTGTATCCCGGGGACAGCCCGTCGGAGGTGCCCTTCGACGTCGTCGTGCCCACCGGCAGTCTGTTCCTCCTGGGCGACCACCGCAGCGACTCCAGCGACTCCCGGGACCACCTGGGGTCCCCCGGGGGCGGCATGATCCCCGTCGGCGACGTCATCGGCCGCGCCGACTGGATCGCCTGGCCCTCGGACGACCGGGCCCGGCTGAGACGCCCCGGCGCCTACGCGCGCGTGCCGGCCGCGGAGGCCGACTGGATCGCCTGGCCCTCGGACGACCGGGCCCGGCTGAGACGCCCCGGCGCCTACGCGCGCGTGCCGGCCGCGGACGGTGCCCATGGGTAA
- the lepB gene encoding signal peptidase I, translating into MGNRGRPRGVSESAADNLLPTGTRRASGGAVRPGRAERRKLQRKVKRRRRRSAVKEIPLLVGVAVLIALVLKTFLVQAFVIPSGSMESTIQIGDRVLVDKFTPWFGSKPQRGDVVVFKDPGDWLAGEKTTKKNDPVVIKQVKEGLTQIGLLPSDNDKDLIKRVVAVGGDTVKCCDTQGRVTVNGMPLEEPYIHADNKPSDFPFEETVPKGRLWVMGDHRANSADSRYHRKEKYGGTVSEKSVVGRAMVIAWPFGHWTRLKEPDTYASVPSGSTTAMGPSHRVASADLNGLIPLPSPAELPLVMGVVGLRRIRGRRRHGVRSGCGGFGGRRTIRTRWPRGTAGANRRIGHPGHERGRRHRE; encoded by the coding sequence ATGGGTAACCGCGGAAGGCCGCGCGGAGTCTCCGAAAGCGCGGCCGACAACCTGCTGCCCACCGGGACACGGCGTGCCTCCGGCGGCGCGGTACGCCCCGGCCGCGCCGAGCGCCGCAAGCTCCAGCGCAAGGTGAAGCGACGACGGCGGCGCTCCGCGGTCAAGGAGATCCCGCTTCTCGTCGGCGTCGCGGTGCTCATAGCCCTGGTCCTCAAGACCTTCCTCGTCCAGGCCTTCGTCATCCCCTCGGGTTCCATGGAGAGCACGATCCAGATCGGCGACCGGGTGCTCGTCGACAAGTTCACGCCATGGTTCGGCTCCAAGCCGCAGCGCGGTGACGTCGTCGTCTTCAAGGACCCCGGGGACTGGCTGGCCGGGGAGAAGACCACCAAGAAGAACGACCCTGTCGTCATCAAGCAGGTCAAGGAGGGGCTGACCCAGATCGGTCTGCTGCCCTCCGACAACGACAAGGACCTCATCAAGCGGGTCGTCGCGGTCGGCGGCGACACCGTCAAGTGCTGCGACACGCAGGGGCGCGTCACGGTCAACGGCATGCCGCTCGAGGAGCCGTACATACACGCCGACAACAAACCGTCGGATTTCCCCTTCGAGGAGACCGTCCCCAAGGGCCGCCTCTGGGTCATGGGCGATCATCGGGCCAACTCGGCCGACTCCAGGTACCACCGCAAGGAGAAGTACGGCGGTACCGTCTCCGAGAAGTCCGTCGTCGGCAGAGCCATGGTCATCGCGTGGCCCTTCGGGCACTGGACCCGCCTGAAGGAGCCGGACACGTACGCGTCGGTGCCGAGCGGGTCGACCACGGCCATGGGACCGTCGCATAGGGTGGCGTCCGCGGATCTCAATGGATTGATCCCGCTCCCGAGCCCTGCGGAACTCCCGCTCGTTATGGGAGTGGTGGGCCTGCGCCGGATCCGGGGCAGGCGGCGGCACGGAGTGAGGAGTGGATGTGGGGGATTTGGCGGTCGGCGCACGATCCGGACACGATGGCCCCGAGGAACAGCCGGAGCGAACCGACGGATCGGCCACCCCGGCCACGAACGAGGTCGTCGCCACCGGGAGTGA
- the lepB gene encoding signal peptidase I, translating to MGDLAVGARSGHDGPEEQPERTDGSATPATNEVVATGSESGDGGGTKEHGEQDEKPKNPRSFWKELPLLIGIALVLALLIKTFLVQAFSIPSDSMQNTLQQGDRVLVDKLTPWFGSEPSRGEVVVFHDPDNWLAGEPTPNPNAVQQVLSKIGLMPSADEKDLIKRVIGVAGDTIECENSGPLTVNGKALNETYVYAGNTPCSVDDQGGQFKVTVPAGKIWVMGDHRQNSLDSRYHQQDKYQGFVPVGNVVGRAIVIAWPPTRWNTLPIPDTFDQNLSAAAPGALGLAGAAPLVLWRRRRLTAGNPRVSGRGTAG from the coding sequence GTGGGGGATTTGGCGGTCGGCGCACGATCCGGACACGATGGCCCCGAGGAACAGCCGGAGCGAACCGACGGATCGGCCACCCCGGCCACGAACGAGGTCGTCGCCACCGGGAGTGAATCCGGGGACGGCGGCGGTACGAAGGAGCACGGCGAGCAGGACGAGAAGCCCAAGAATCCGCGTTCCTTCTGGAAGGAACTGCCGCTCCTCATCGGTATCGCACTGGTCCTCGCGCTGCTGATCAAGACCTTCCTGGTACAGGCGTTCTCGATCCCCTCGGACTCGATGCAGAACACCCTCCAGCAGGGCGACCGCGTACTGGTCGACAAGCTCACACCGTGGTTCGGCTCGGAGCCCTCACGCGGCGAGGTCGTCGTCTTCCACGACCCCGACAACTGGCTGGCGGGCGAGCCGACGCCCAACCCGAACGCCGTGCAGCAGGTCCTCAGCAAGATCGGCCTGATGCCGTCCGCGGACGAGAAGGACCTCATCAAGCGGGTCATCGGTGTCGCCGGCGACACGATCGAGTGCGAGAACTCCGGCCCGCTGACGGTCAACGGCAAGGCGCTCAACGAGACGTACGTGTACGCCGGGAACACGCCGTGCAGCGTCGACGACCAGGGCGGCCAGTTCAAGGTGACGGTACCCGCGGGCAAAATCTGGGTCATGGGCGACCACCGGCAGAACTCGCTGGACTCCCGCTACCACCAGCAGGACAAGTACCAGGGCTTCGTGCCCGTGGGCAACGTCGTGGGCCGCGCCATCGTGATCGCCTGGCCGCCCACCCGCTGGAACACGCTGCCGATCCCCGACACCTTCGACCAGAACCTCAGCGCGGCCGCCCCGGGCGCCCTGGGACTGGCCGGCGCGGCGCCGCTGGTGCTGTGGCGCAGGCGTCGCCTTACCGCCGGAAACCCCAGGGTTTCTGGCCGGGGTACCGCCGGGTAG
- the lepB gene encoding signal peptidase I yields the protein MSRTSGRTDEGHGRLGSVLSGLAVALGCVLFLGGFAWGAVVYQPYTVPTESMVPTIKVGDRILAERIDGNDVKRGDVIVFKQKSWGDMLIVKRVVAVGGDTVACCTNGKLTVNDKKIDEPYLPKGQAAETNRIPTVEVPKGRLFLLGDERSGSLDSTAHLTEAFNGTVSRAAVKGRVDAVAWPMKGMLKRPTGFETLGGISTPGPLRPILTAVMAGAVLVLGGAAYGPVAKRLGRRRGRGRTEPVGVG from the coding sequence ATGAGCAGGACGTCAGGTCGTACGGACGAGGGCCACGGTCGGCTCGGCAGCGTGCTGTCGGGACTGGCCGTGGCCCTCGGCTGTGTGCTCTTCCTCGGCGGCTTCGCCTGGGGCGCCGTCGTCTATCAGCCGTACACCGTGCCGACCGAGTCGATGGTGCCGACCATCAAGGTCGGCGACCGCATCCTGGCGGAGCGGATAGACGGCAATGACGTCAAGCGCGGTGACGTCATCGTCTTCAAGCAGAAGAGCTGGGGCGACATGCTGATCGTCAAGCGGGTCGTCGCGGTCGGCGGTGACACCGTCGCCTGCTGCACGAACGGCAAGCTGACCGTCAACGACAAGAAGATCGACGAACCGTATCTCCCCAAGGGGCAGGCCGCCGAGACGAACCGGATCCCGACCGTCGAGGTCCCCAAGGGACGACTCTTCCTGCTCGGTGACGAGCGCAGCGGCTCACTGGACTCGACGGCGCACCTCACCGAGGCCTTCAACGGCACGGTGTCGCGCGCCGCGGTGAAGGGCCGCGTAGACGCCGTCGCCTGGCCCATGAAGGGCATGCTGAAGCGCCCCACGGGCTTCGAGACGCTCGGCGGGATCTCGACGCCGGGTCCGCTGCGGCCGATCCTGACCGCGGTGATGGCGGGCGCGGTGCTCGTGCTGGGCGGGGCGGCGTACGG